One segment of Carya illinoinensis cultivar Pawnee chromosome 1, C.illinoinensisPawnee_v1, whole genome shotgun sequence DNA contains the following:
- the LOC122315816 gene encoding chaperone protein dnaJ 20, chloroplastic-like, which yields MRCYGFTPIQGSDSRLFHLPTTRLINIPNSNSRFSFSHSSFFTSKLVSATCMPPVSLRTTARAAVNDGLMTEEAAAASGLSFYELLGIPESGSLVDIKQAYKQLARKYHPDVSPPGRAEEYTKRFIRVQEAYEILSDPGRRALYDRDLAKGLHLAFSARRQYQSNEGMEERGEWKNRWQAQLSGLKRRSMNKDADGNLSWGARMRRQRDELANEL from the exons ATGCGTTGCTACGGCTTTACACCGATTCAAGGAAGCGACTCTCGCCTCTTCCACCTCCCCACCACACGACTCATAAACATACCCAATTCGAATTCCCGGTTTTCCTTTTCCCACTCCAGTTTCTTCACCTCCAAACTCGTATCCGCCACCTGTATGCCTCCCGTGTCGCTCAGAACCACGGCCAGGGCCGCCGTCAATGATGGGCTGATGACAGAGGAGGCCGCCGCCGCCTCCGGTTTGAGCTTCTACGAGCTCTTGGGCATACCCGAGTCCGGATCCTTGGTCGACATCAAGCAGGCGTACAAGCAGCTAGCCCGGAAGTACCACCCCGACGTCTCCCCGCCCGGCCGGGCCGAGGAGTACACCAAGCGGTTTATCCGGGTCCAAGAGGCTTACGAGATCTTGTCGGATCCCGGAAGGCGAGCTCTCTATGACAGAGACTTGGCCAAAGGTCTCCACCTCGCGTTCTCGGCTCGAAGACAATACCAGAGCAACGAG GGAATGGAAGAGAGAGGTGAGTGGAAGAACCGTTGGCAAGCTCAGCTATCGGGGCTAAAGAGAAGAAGCATGAACAAGGATGCTGATGGAAATTTGTCGTGGGGAGCTCGAATGCGCCGGCAAAGGGATGAGTTAGCGAATGAATTATAA